Proteins encoded within one genomic window of Vanrija pseudolonga chromosome 3, complete sequence:
- the PET117 gene encoding Protein, mitochondrial yields MSRASKVFFGTSMVFMCATVYGVHWLQKRESDNMYLGVLRDEERVNAKKLAQVQQPAAVVDEDCATCIISPPPQLLEAQTKEQRARERAARLAEYEAQKGLAVRLEAAESKTAAPQRLV; encoded by the exons aTGTCCCGCGCATCAAAAGTATTCTTCGGCACCTCGATGGTGTTCATGTGCGCAACAGTCTACGGCGTCCACTGGCTGCAGAAGCGCGAGTCGGAC AACATGTACCTCGGCGtcctgcgcgacgaggagcgcgtcaaCGCCAAGAAGCTCGCCCAGGTCCAGCAacccgccgctgtcgtcgacgaggactgcGCTACGTGCATCatctcgcccccgccccagctcctcgaggcgcagaCCAAGGAGCAGCGTGCGCGTGAGCGGGCGGCTAGATTGGCAGAGTACGAGGCGCAGAAGGGCTTGGCGGTGCGTCTGGAGGCGGCAGAGAGCAAGACGGCGGCGCCTCAGCGATTGGTGTAG
- the gsk3 gene encoding Protein kinase gsk3, with protein MSNVVNGVKVSNDDPNRVVTVTAHEGKSGQEMAITYTNYKVVGNGSFGVVFAAKMLPTKLADGTEVPEQEIAIKKVLQDKRFKNRELQIMRLVSHPNVVDLKAFFYSNGDKKDEVYLNLVLEYVPETVYRSLRYYTKLKQIVPMLQVKLYMYQLLRSLAYIHSVGICHRDIKPQNLLLNPNTGILKLCDFGSAKILVAGEPNVSYICSRYYRAPELIFGATNYITNIDIWSTGCVMAELMLGQPLFPGESGIDQLVEIIKVLGTPTREQIKTMNPNYMEHKFPQIKPHPFTKVFRPRTPADAIDLISHLLEYTPTARLTAPEALVHQFFDELRVEGARLPNGKELPALFDFTRAELSTRPDLIRRLVPKHAEAELRSRGIDIDDFQPIPLEELRISLD; from the exons ATGAGCAACGTCGTAAACGGCGTCAAGGTGTCCA ACGATGACCCGAACAGGgtcgtcaccgtcaccgcccACGAGGGCAAGTCGGGCCAAGAAATGGCCATCACCTACACAAACTACAAGGTGGTCGGAAACGGCTCGTTTGGTGTAGTCTTTGCCGCCAAGATGCTCC CtaccaagctcgccgacggaaCCGAAGTTCCCGAACAGGAGATTGCGATCAAGAAGGTGCTCCAGGACAAGCGATTCAAG AACCGTGAGCTCCAGATTATGCGTCTGGTCAGCCACCCCAACGTGGTAGACCTCAAGGCCTTCTTCTACTCGAACGGTGACAAG AAGGACGAGGTCTAcctcaacctcgtcctcgagtATGTCCCCGAGACGGTGTACCGCAGCCTCCGCTACTACACCAAGCTCAAGCAGATTGTCCCCATGCTCCAGGTCAAGCTCTACATGTACCAGCTCCTCCGATCCCTGGCCTACATCCACTCGGTCGGCATCTGTCACCGTGACATCAAGCCCCAGAACCTCCTCCTTAACCCCAACACTGGCATCCTCAAGCTCTGCGACTTTGGATCGGCCAAGATTCTCGTTGCTGGCGAACCAAACGTCTCGTACATTTGCTCGCGCTACTACCGCGCACCAGAGCTCATCTTTGGCGCCACCAACTACATCACCAACATTGACATCTGGTCTACTGGATGTGTCATGGCCGAGCTCATGCTTGGACAGCCCCTCTTCCCAGGAGAGTCGGGCatcgaccagctcgtcgagatcaTCAAGGTtctcggcacgccgacgagggagCAGATCAAGACGATGAACCCCAAC TACATGGAGCACAAGTTCCCTCAGATCAAGCCCCACCCCTTCACCAAAGTGTTCCGCCCTCGTACCCCCGCCGACGCTATTGATCTCATCTCCCATCTCCTAGAGTACACTCCTACTGCCCGTTTGAC CGCGCCCGAGGCTCTCGTCCACCAGTTCTTCGACGAGCTCCGAGTGGAAGGCGCCCGTCTCCCCAACGGCAAGGAGCTCCCCGCCTTGTTCGACTTTACCAGGGCAGAGCTCTCGACCCGCCCCGACCTGATCCGCCGGCTGGTCCCCAaacacgccgaggccgagctgcgctcgcgcggcatcgacattgacgacttCCAGCCAATTCCGTTGGAGGAACTCCGTATCAGCCTCGACTGA
- the KINH gene encoding Kinesin heavy chain codes for MSGNNIKVVCRFRPMNRMEIENRSEKCIDITEDDLTVLLKNGQSLAGPEKDGFSFDRVFDTNTKQEQIFDYGVKGIVEDVMTGFNGTLFCYGQTVSSGADIENEELKGLIPRITEQIFASILSADSNIEYTVKVSYMEIYMERIKDLLAPHNDNLSIHEDKTRGVYVKGLTDVYVGSEAEVFKVMKAGGSSRAVSSTNMNAESSRSHSIFVIGIHQRNTDTGSQKSGNLYLVDLAGSEKVGKTGASGQTLEEAKKINKSLSALGMVINSLTDGKSTHIPYRDSKLTRILQESLGGNSRTTLIINCSPATFNEAETLSTLRFGMRAKSIKNKARVNVELSPAELKAMLKKTVAELAAVREHAASLEEEVKIWRAGGKVDQANWTIPLAAAQAAAAPRKLATGSPTPTQTSVGESRPETPTAFGVGLEKDEKEEFLRRENELSDQLAERESALAAQEKLMVDLKDEIAYLKEQEASTIKENKAMSTELSELRIASARLESESKDASITLDTYKDRVAELQRDIDEQKAHIEELKKVQSREKEEEKEKRKQEMLNEMLSKIDMGGAHLDPAGEKLRELLKDFDKLKDAGKEAEISGQTRELIRSHLAENQELIRDLQERIRVGQEEAELQSKRRQEVEKLLGKRDDAYEELLEKTTSSQSVAVADIKSQFEAKFAAQEELLRGEIAGLTERAESRAAEIRRLQSTIESYKLSNEELNRALTSASAGIEDGETFANATRELERSRKQHEIQYAEFEIIKKSLMKDLQNRCEKVVELEMQLDEVREQYKVIARSANSRAQQRKLEFLEHNLDALNVVQKQLVEQNTSLKKEVGIAERKLITRNERIQNLETLLNEADARLQQKNQRYETQIQAIRERLAEVQAQQQQSYNHARIAKPLRGGGGGAQAAQPVFSSANPLTRIQDESAASAKRQSWFFSPSHSPR; via the exons ATGTCGGGGAACAATATCAAG GTCGTGTGTCG GTTCCGACCCATGAACCGGATGGAGATTGAGAACCGGTCCGAGAAGTGCATCGAcatcaccgaggacgacctgaCTGTGCTGCTTAAGAACGGGCAGTCGCTGG ctGGACCCGAGAAGGACG GCTTCTCGTTTGACCGCGTGTTCGACACCAACACCAAGCAGGAGCAGATCTTCGACTATGGTGTCAAGGGCATCGTGGAGG ACGTCATGACCGGTTTCAACGGTACCCTGTTCTGTTATGGTCAGACGG TGAGTAGC GGCGCGGATATCGAGAATGAGGAGCTCAAGGGTTTGATCCCCCGTATCACGGAGCAGATCTTCGCCTCCATCTTGTCCGCAGACAGCAACATTGAATACACGGTCAAGGTCAGCTACATGGAGATCTACATGGAGCGTATCAAGGACTTGCTTGCGC CCCACAATGACAACCTCTCGATTCATGAGGACAAGACCCGCGGCGTCTACGTCAAGGGCTTGACAGACGTGTACGTCggctccgaggccgaggtgttCAAGGTCATGAAGGCCGGTGGCTCAAGCCGTGCCGTCTCGTCCACAA ATATGaacgccgagtcgtcgcgctcccACTCCATCTTCGTCATCGGTATCCACCAACGCAACACGGACACGGGCAGTCAAAAGTCAGGTAACCTGTATCTCGTCGATTTGGCCGGTTCAGAAAAGGTCGGCAAGACGGGCGCGTCGGGCCAGACCCttgaggaggccaagaagatCAACAAGAGTCTGTCAGCGCTCGGCATGGTCATCAACTCGCTCACCGATGGGAAG TCCACTCACATCCCCTACCGTGACTCCAAGCTCACGCGTATCTTGCAAGAGTCGCTCGGTGGTAACTCGCGGACTACGCTTATTATCAACTGTTCGCCAGCCACGTTCAACGAGGCTGAGACCCTCTCCACCCTCCGTTTCGGTATGCGTGCCAAGTCGATCAAGAACAAGGCACGCGTCAACGTCGAGCTGTcacccgccgagctcaaggccatGCTCAAGAAgaccgtcgccgagctggcggccgtgcgcgagcacgccgccagcctcgaggaggaggtcaagATCTggcgtgccggcggcaaggtcgaccaGGCCAACTGGACCATCCCTCTGGCCGCTGcacaggccgccgcggccccgcGCAAGCTGGCCACTGGCAGCCCTACGCCTACCCAGACTTCTGTTGGCGAGAGCCGGCCCGAAACACCCACCGCCTTTGGTGTCGGCTTGGAAAaggacgagaaggaggagtTCCTGCGGCGTGAAAACGAGCTCAgtgaccagctcgccgagcgggagagcgccctcgccgcgcaggagAAGCTCATGGTCGACCTGAAGGACGAGATCGCCTACCTcaaggagcaggaggcgTCTACCATTAAGGAGAACAAGGCCATGTCGACCGAGCTGTCCGAGCTTCGTATCGcctccgcccgcctcgagtcCGAATCCAAGGACGCGTCCATCACCCTCGACACATACAAGGACAGAGTGGCAGAGCTCCAGCGTGACATTGACGAGCAGAAGGCCCAcatcgaggagctcaagaaggTCCAGTCGCGCGaaaaggaggaggagaaggagaagcgcaagcagGAGATGCTCAACGAGATGCTGTCCAAGATCGACATGGGCGGTGCTCACCTCGACCCTGCTGGCGAAAAGCTCCGCGAACTCCTCAAGGACTTtgacaagctcaaggacgctggcaaggaggccgagatcaGCGGCCAGACCCGCGAGCTTATCCGCTCGCACCTCGCCGAGAACCAGGAGCTCATCCGCGATCTGCAGGAGCGCATCCGCGTGGGCCAGGAGGAGGCAGAGCTGCAGAGCAAGCGCCGCCAGGAGGTCGAGAAGCTGCtcggcaagcgcgacgacgcgtacgaggagctgcttgagaagacgacgtcgtcgcagtccgtcgcggtcgccgacATCAAGTCGCAGTTCGAGGCCAAGTTTGCCGCGCAGGAGGAGCTTCTCCGCGGCGAGATTGCCGGCCtcaccgagcgcgccgagagcCGCGCGGCCGAGATCCGCCGCCTCCAGAGCACGATCGAGTCATACAAGCTCTCCAACGAGGAGCTCAACCGCGCCCTCACGTCTGCGTCGGCCGGcatcgaggacggcgagacgTTTGCCAACGCTacccgcgagctcgagcgcagcCGCAAGCAGCACGAGATTCAGTACGCCGAGTTTGAGATCATCAAGAAGAGCTTGATGAAGGATCTCCAGAACCGCTGCGAGAAG GTCGTCGAACTCGAGatgcagctcgacgaggtgcgcgagcagtACAAGGTTATTGCCCGTTCGGCCAACTCGCGCGCCCAgcagcgcaagctcgagttcctcgagcacaacctcgacgcgctcaacgtTGTCCAgaagcagctcgtcgagcagaaCACGTCGCTCAAGAAGGAGGTCGGaatcgccgagcgcaagctcaTCACGCGTAACGAGCGTATCCAGaacctcgagacgctgctcaACGAGGCCGATGCCCGGCTGCAGCAGAAGAACCAGCGCTACGAGACGCAGATCCAGGCCatccgcgagcgcctcgccgaggtccagGCTCAGCAACAACAATCGTACAACCACGCGCGCATCGCCAAGCCAttgcgcggtggtggtggtggcgcgcaGGCTGCGCAGCCCGTGTTCTCGAGTGCCAACCCCTTGACAAGAATCCAGGACGAGAGTGCGGCGAGTGCCAAGCGAC AGTCGTGGTTCTTCTCGCCGTCTCACTCGCCGCGCTAG